CAGGCAGATCTTCCTCGGTTGAACACGGAGCATCATGCCGTAGTGGTTCCCCTGCGGATCATGGCAGGTAACGCAGGTCATTTTCCCCTGGAAAACGGGAGGCTTCGGACGGGCATGGACGGGATGATTTCGACCCGTGGCCAGGGTGCCTTCCGGCCGGTGTGACAGTCGAGGCAGAGGTCCGAGAGGGCCTGCACAAGGCCGGTCCCTTCGAGAGATCAACATGACAGAGGCACAGTTCTTTTAATGCCGGGAGGAGCGCCGGTCCCCGGACCCAGGTCCGCAGCCGGCAGTCAGAACGAGAGGGGACAAAAGGAACGGGTCGAACCGTTCAGCGGCTACTTATCGGCGCCCTGCAAGAGCCTCCCAAGGGACAGGTCTGGCAGCCAGCGAGTCCCCCGAAAGATCGGGAGAACGCCCGAAAATTCTTGTGTTCGGCCCCGCCTTTGTTTATAATATACACCCTGTTTACTGTTTTACGAGGAGGGCTGCAATGCCGGTGTATGAATATGAGTGCGCGAGCTGCGGCGGACGCTTTGAGGTGACGCGGAGGTTCAGCGACCCGGAGCTTACCAGCTGCCAGCTCTGCAAAGCTCAATCGGTGCGGAAGGTGCTCTCGCCTGCCGCGTTCGTGCTCAAGGGTTCGGGATGGTACGCGACGGACTATGCCG
This region of Nitrospirota bacterium genomic DNA includes:
- a CDS encoding zinc ribbon domain-containing protein; the encoded protein is MPVYEYECASCGGRFEVTRRFSDPELTSCQLCKAQSVRKVLSPAAFVLKGSGWYATDYAAKKNDEAQKPSSKEDSKPESKPAAACGAGACAAGNCGSKG